The following is a genomic window from Branchiostoma lanceolatum isolate klBraLanc5 chromosome 10, klBraLanc5.hap2, whole genome shotgun sequence.
gcgtatgtaccccgacttgtagcgtatgtaccccgacttgtagcgtatgtacaccgacctgtagcgtatgtaccccgacttgtgtATTTGATATGTAGAGCTTTACCtgtttctatatacatgtaagaagcATTCTAAGTTTGAAGTCTGGGCTACCCTAtcaatgtgtctgtctgttttccgTCTGTAGGTCAGGTCCCTGAGGGATTTCGCCTGAAAGCCGTGTTTGTTGTTACTCGCCATGGCGACAGGGTTCCCATGGAAACGCTTCCCAACGTCAAGTACAACTACAACTCCTGGACATGCAAACTGGATCCCGACAAATGGCCATCCGATCCACAAATTTCGTCGTTCGTGAAGAGCGCCGAGAAGTTACGGAGAAGTCCGAACGTTTTCCGGAGCTCTGCGAACGGTGTAGCGAACATGCCGCCGTATCCTAACAGCGCCGGCGGGCCGTCTAGATTGACGCAGACTGGTGTTGTCCAACTTCTTCGCGTTGGGGAGAAATTACGAAGAGCTTACATAGACAGCAAACTGTTAACCGTTGAGGGCGTAGAGGACCAATTTACCGTCATCACCACGCCATACTCCAGAACGTACCAAAGCGCCACCGCGCTGATGTATGGTGTACTGCAAGATGATTTATCTAAGATAAGAGTACATCAAGAAAATAACGTACTGTTTTGTGGTGCAAGCTGTCAGTGTCCACTGAGAAATGAGTATATGAAGCAATTTAAATCAGTAGATGCCAAAAGGTTTCATGAAGACCCAGAGTTCGTATCCGCGCTAGAAACCGTTGCAAAGACTCTTGATAGCAAAATAGCTAACGTTCGATTTAAGATAATAGACGCCTTATTTGGTCACGTGTGCAATAGGCTGGAACTTCCGTGCACTACGCATACTCAAGCATGCTTGGAGAGGGAGCATGCGCGGAATGTACTCAAGTTTATCAACCAAGATGAGCAACAAAGACGGGAATCGTTCAATAACTATTCGCGTCTTGCGATTCAACCTCTTCTCAGCTCCATAGCAAAAAGAATGGAAAGACTTGCGGAGGAAAAGGCGGACTTTGCCAAGTTTGTGGTGTACTCTGGGCACGATATGACCATGACGCCATTGCTGAGCGTACTGGGACTGACGCACGCGCGGTGGGTGCCCTACGCGTCACACGTTGTCATGGAAATGTGGGAACGAGATCGTCACGAAGAGCAGACGTCGTTTGAGAAAAACTCCACTTTAACTAAACCAAGAAAACTCGAATTAAAACAAGCAGTGACGTCACTTGATAAAACTTTCGTACGATTCGTCCACATGGGAAGAGATGTGACGGACATGTTGGAATTTTGTGCAGGGAAACTTCAGACAAAACTCTGTCCGCTAGAAGAATTTGTGAACTTTGTTGAACAAGGTGTATTTCAGAAATTTGGCAAGGACAGTTACAGAGAGGCGTGTAGACCATAGGACTGTCTAAATAGTAAATAGGGGAGGGGACAGACGACGGTTTGACCAAAGCCCTCCAATCTGTATTTTTATTTATACCTAACTTAACATTGTTAGTGAGAACACGCAAACACATGGTGAGAAGTGTGAACTTTATTTCTCAGGGCCCGTATGACCACATGCAAACAAGTCTTGTTTataaaaatgtaacgttacagtatttATACTTATCGTGAAACAGCCATTTTATCTAATAATTTCtattcataaatgataacaacgtATTATGAGAGATTGTTATTCTTCAATTGCACCGCAGCCCTTAAATAAACAAGGCACCACTATACTGGAATATTTAAAAAGCTGACGATGTTGACTAGCTTTGCGTAGAGGGTTGAGAAGTATGTTTGTAACCGGCCGCACTCGGGACTACTCTGAAGAGCTGCCCACATGGTGAAGAGTTCTGTCGGGGTGTAGTGATGGGAAGTCACGATCAGACGATGGGTGCACACGGTGAAACCGAACTGGTGGAATGTGAAACCACTGCGAGGGAAAGAAATAATAATAGAACATTGATGCTTCGCGAATTCGGGGAAATTTCAAGTATATTGACAACATAATAGGGTAGGAGCAGCCaaatactaatctccaagcagatctaacggatgcaaagaccgtatccaattggcaaaaggagtttttattgcaaagttgccagttggatacggtctttgcaaccgttagatctgcttggagattagccaaaCACTTATGATATTTTTGGTTAAGGTTACATTTATCTCAATAAAAGTTCATCGCGAATTCGTGTCCGTAGGCTAACTACAAGTGAACAACGATTGGTGATAATGTGCAAACATAACGTGATGTGGGACATGCGATGAAGATTTATAGATAATAGATCCCTTTTCATTATTTCGATTTTCCAAAATGCTTTTGGACGTACAAGTTATATGAACTAATTGCCCTATAGAATGGAGTTAATGTTTACGTACTACCGAGACAAGTTGGTTCTGGATAAGTCGGTTACATATTTCACAATATCCCTCTATCCATATTTCTCCAAGACCACTGTCCTTTTTTCGAAGCTAGAACAAAAATGAACGTGGAAGTGTTAAGCGTTTTTCTACTGGAGTTTGAATTTTGTGTATCTCCCTTTTCTTTGATGAAGCTAGTTTTATACTAAATTTTGCAGTTCACTGAGCTAAAATAAACGTCAATCAAACTTAAAGGTTTCTGACGTGAAGCCCATATACCTGTGGTCCCGGGGTGAAATTCCCGCCTTCTTTGCACAGATCCCCATGTATACATCCTCCATTGGcataggtgacgtcatcagcgATGTGACGTAAAGTCTTCTCACCGCACCCATGGACATGACGTAACCTGTTCCGCTGAGGTAGTCTGGGTACACGTCACCGTTAAAATCTTCCTCCGAGACGTAATACTTATTGCTTCTACTTCTAATAGGGTGAACACCCGTTTGGATAGGTCCCATAAGCAAACCAGAACTTAGGTCAACTTCCAGTTCTAAATACttaagattggacaccagtgtcTTAATGTTCACAAACATGTCATCGTCGGTTTTCATGACGTATCTAGCACCGCTGCAGAACGTAACAGCCCATCTGAGGATCATGACGGTTTTCGTGGTCAAGTTTCTGTAAGTGTCTCGAAAATCCTCTTGTATGATGTCTCCGTTTGTTTTTATCTCTTTCTGTACGGTTTTCTCCAACTgggcgtcgtcgctgcgtcctagagcGAA
Proteins encoded in this region:
- the LOC136443730 gene encoding 2-phosphoxylose phosphatase 1-like; translated protein: MKSARRLVGFLGLAALGMVAFYGVIHFDLAQLVNLKSAQSTRVFHLNTTEHAHPKSFDVTTPNDAPAQDMPEVVRWYCNTPKALEGEEGQVPEGFRLKAVFVVTRHGDRVPMETLPNVKYNYNSWTCKLDPDKWPSDPQISSFVKSAEKLRRSPNVFRSSANGVANMPPYPNSAGGPSRLTQTGVVQLLRVGEKLRRAYIDSKLLTVEGVEDQFTVITTPYSRTYQSATALMYGVLQDDLSKIRVHQENNVLFCGASCQCPLRNEYMKQFKSVDAKRFHEDPEFVSALETVAKTLDSKIANVRFKIIDALFGHVCNRLELPCTTHTQACLEREHARNVLKFINQDEQQRRESFNNYSRLAIQPLLSSIAKRMERLAEEKADFAKFVVYSGHDMTMTPLLSVLGLTHARWVPYASHVVMEMWERDRHEEQTSFEKNSTLTKPRKLELKQAVTSLDKTFVRFVHMGRDVTDMLEFCAGKLQTKLCPLEEFVNFVEQGVFQKFGKDSYREACRP
- the LOC136443731 gene encoding beta-1,3-galactosyltransferase 1-like → MYLYCWNLGGTWLCIYAVVRTASKMLGRYTCPSQRSKLSTLVHLLAVTIFLILIVNICAFWTGFNHVVKYGHYTAAQVPNKIDDLFIRKIELSPGANPHRYRFLTSLGDKCRGKNVFLVVVVTSAPAHVRQRDAIRKTWGNETMFPQGTVRVLFALGRSDDAQLEKTVQKEIKTNGDIIQEDFRDTYRNLTTKTVMILRWAVTFCSGARYVMKTDDDMFVNIKTLVSNLKYLELEVDLSSGLLMGPIQTGVHPIRSRSNKYYVSEEDFNGDVYPDYLSGTGYVMSMGAVRRLYVTSLMTSPMPMEDVYMGICAKKAGISPRDHSGFTFHQFGFTVCTHRLIVTSHHYTPTELFTMWAALQSSPECGRLQTYFSTLYAKLVNIVSFLNIPV